One stretch of Gambusia affinis linkage group LG05, SWU_Gaff_1.0, whole genome shotgun sequence DNA includes these proteins:
- the mettl25b gene encoding protein RRNAD1 has protein sequence MSEQLSVSAAQDVEFRASFTAQQQRDLARRLTTFLSQYSHLTDSFIIEFFTENLWQTLPCTWQAVLQDISYPQIAELLLDASHEDRRYPTVWPLSLLAFRATAHALAFPRECRPDQGKVAASVKPDEFLENQSQSSLLGHIFRKHVKPKKQHEIRKLGMLVKQLCDQTGCRRVVDVGSGQGHLTRFLSFGLGLSVTAIEADHTLAAMASRYDGELLWALEKEKRKKSCSFQLPEAHSIPRHMAGWVNPRASWEGFIKQLKDAHHAIEVPQASSAPMKKRRSDLSQTPHPEGPSYNSNSEGEQIFFEGSCCSDIQDVSEAAINPEESRQKDYPDFVLTGLHACGDLSATLLRHFVCCPQVRGITSVACCYMKITTKENPTPPGLISPPTPPTPSAESFHFEFGYPMSCWVRGLPGHQLSYKAREGACHAVEDYVRRLGEESEQLRTHCYRAILETFIRDTRPDLRRAGIQTIKKAHLLPFTEYARLGLPRVGLPADFPLDQERVEAMLKQQNKVVVYFTLSLLLAPVVETLVLLDRMIYLEENGVDSQLIPLFNPNFSPRNFVLVAVKPSR, from the exons ATGTCAGAACAGCTGTCGGTGTCAGCAGCACAAGATGTGGAGTTCAGAGCCAGTTTCACTGCACAACAACAAAGAGACCTGGCGAGGAGACTCACCACTTTTCTGTCTCAGTACAGCCATTTGACCGACTCTTTTATTATT GAGTTCTTCACTGAAAATCTGTGGCAGACATTACCCTGCACCTGGCAGGCTGTGCTGCAGGATATTTCATATCCACAAATTGCAGAACTGCTGCTGGATGCTTCTCATGAAGACAGGAG ATATCCTACGGTGTGGCCCCTGTCCCTCCTGGCTTTCCGTGCCACTGCTCATGCCCTGGCATTTCCCAGAGAGTGCAGGCCTGACCAAGGCAAAGTGGCTGCGTCGGTGAAGCCTGATGAGTTCCTGGAAAACCAGAGTCAGAGTTCTTTACTGGGCCACATATTCAGGAAGCATGTCAAACCCAAGAAACAGCATGAGATCCGAAAGCTTGGCATG CTTGTTAAACAACTGTGTGACCAGACAGGCTGCAGGAGAGTGGTGGATGTGGGATCTGGCCAG GGTCACCTCACCCGTTTCCTGTCCTTTGGGCTTGGACTGTCCGTGACTGCTATTGAGGCTGATCACACCTTGGCTGCTATGGCTTCCAGGTACGATGGGGAGTTACTGTGGGCcctggagaaagaaaaacgGAAAAAG AGCTGCTCCTTTCAACTTCCTGAAGCGCACTCCATTCCCCGGCACATGGCTGGTTGGGTCAACCCCAGGGCATCATGGGAAGGTTTTATCAAGCAGCTGAAAGATGCACATCATGCCATTGAAGTACCCCAAGCTTCATCTGCACCCATGAAAAAGAGACGTTCAGATCTAAGTCAGACACCACATCCCGAAGGCCCTTCGTACAATTCAAACAGTGAGggtgaacagattttttttgagGGAAGCTGCTGCTCAGACATCCAGGATGTCTCTGAAGCCGCTATAAACCCAGAGGAAAGCCGTCAGAAGGACTATCCAGACTTTGTCTTGACTGGTCTGCACGCATGTGGAGACCTCAGCGCCACTCTCCTCCGCCACTTTGTCTGCTGCCCTCAAGTTCGGGGCATCACCTCTGTGGCGTGTTGCTACATGAAAATCACTACCAAAGAAAATCCCACCCCTCCAGGACTGATCTCACCTCCGACTCCACCCACACCTAGCGCCGAGTCATTTCACTTTGAGTTTGGCTACCCAATGAGCTGCTGGGTGAGAGGGTTGCCTGGGCACCAGCTCTCCTATAAAGCACGAGAGGGGGCATGTCATGCTGTGGAAGACTATGTGCGGCGGCTTGGGGAGGAGAGCGAGCAGCTCAGGACACATTGTTACCGAGCGATACTGGAGACGTTCATCAGGGACACGAGACCGGATCTCCGCCGGGCAGGAATCCAGACCATAAAGAAAGCCCACTTGTTACCTTTTACTGA ATATGCCCGACTGGGCCTGCCTCGGGTCGGCCTTCCTGCTGATTTTCCCCTGGACCAGGAGCGGGTGGAGGCCAtgttgaaacaacaaaacaaggtGGTGGTGTACTTCACTTTGAGCCTGTTGCTAGCTCCTGTGGTGGAGACCTTAGTGCTGCTTGACAGGATGATCTATCTGGAGGAAAATG GTGTGGACAGTCAGCTTATTCCTCTTTTTAATCCAAACTTTTCTCCAAGAAACTTTGTCCTTGTTGCTGTGAAGCCATCCAGATAg